A stretch of DNA from Arthrobacter globiformis:
CACGGAGAGGCCGGCCGAGCGCACCGGTCCGGCCTCACCGCCAGCTGCCTCGGCCGCACGAAGGGCGGCCATGAGCCGCACTTCCAGTTCCCCTGAGGTGGCTTCAAATGCGTCGCAGAGAGCCTGGGCAACGCCCTGATGCGCGAGCATGTTGCCGGCGGCAACACTGCTTGGACTGCGGCCCTCCCCGAACACGCCCAGGGTGTGTGCCCCGCTGAATACGGCGGACCCGCCTTTGGCGTCCAGGACCACCAGCTGCCGGTAGTCCACCGCAGGTGATTCCTGCACGACGGCGTCAACCGCCTCTTGTGCGGAATAGCCCGCTTGAAGCCGGTCAAGCAGGGCATAGCCCAGCCGGGGATCAGTGATGTTCTGGGAGCTGACTGCGCCGACGCCGTCACGCAGGTGCGCGCAGCGTGCGGCGACGGCGGGCGAGGACGAGGATACGGCGATGCCAAACCTGCCTTGCCCGTCTGTGGCAGCGATGCTGAAGGTCATGCCTGCCCCTCCGCCGAGAGCACTGCTGTGGCATCAATTTCCACGAGCCATTCCGGGCGCGCCAGTGCCTGGACAACGATTCCGGTTGATACCGGGAACACGCCCTTGAGCCATCGGCCCATGGTCCGGTAGACCGTTTCCCGGTAGCGCGGGTCGACGAGGTAGACGGTCACCTTGACGATGTCTTCCAGGCTGCTGCCGGCCTCCTTGAGCAACATGTCGATGTTGGCCATGGCCTTTTCCGTCTGGGCTTCGACGTCGCCGATACCAACAGATTCGCGCGTGTCCAGATCCTGTCCGATCTGGCCCCGAAGGTAGACCACGCCGTTGGCGACCACTGCTTGGCAGAGGTCGTTGTCCAGGTTCTGCTCGGGGTAGGTGTCTTTCGTATTAAAAGTGCGGATACGCTGGTGCTTCACGTGGCTGCTGCCTTTCAGTCCTGTTTCTAGCGGATGCTCGTATCCTTCAGCTTCCTGTGAGGGCCTGAATCTGTCCAACAGTTCTTTTAGAAGGATTGCATCGGTAATTCCGATCTAACGGGTATCCTCGTCCCATGGATGTGACACTCACCCAATTGCGCTATTTCGTGGAAGCGGCGGCACAGCTGTCCATGACAGGCGCGGCAGCACGGCTCAACGTGGCGCAGTCCGCCGTATCCGCTGCGATCGCCCAGCTGGAGCGCCATGTCGGAACGCAGTTCTTCATCAGGCAGCGCTCCAAAGGTCTGGTACTGACGCCCGCCGGCGAGCTCTTTGTTCGGGACGCCCAAGCGATCCTCGCGCAGGTTGAAGAAAGCATTGATCACGCCCGCGGAGAACACCAGAGCGTTGCCGGCCGCATCCGCATTGCGTGTTTCAGCACCCTTGCGCCGTTCCTGCTCCCTGGCGTCCTGACCAAGCTGCGGGAAGACCACCCCGCCCTTGAAACGGAAGTCATCGAGACCGATACCCTGGGGTGCATCAATGCGTTGCTCAGCGGGCAGGCAGATTTGGCACTGTGCTACGACCTTGACCTGCCGGACGTCATCGCCACATCCGTGGTGGATACGGTCAGGCCCTATGTGGCGCTTCCCCCGGACCACAAACTCGCCGGTGCGAAGAGTGTTGCATTGTCGTCGCTGAGCGGCGAGTCATTCGTGTTGCTGGATCTGCCGCACACCCGCGACCTCATGCTTTCAATCGCCCGTCTGGGGGGCCAGGAGCCGGACATCCGATTCCGCTCGGCCAGCTATGAAACCGTACGTACCTTCGTGGCCCGGGGGCTGGGCTATTCAATCCTTCACCAGCGGCCCCAGCACCAGCTGACCTACGACGGCGGCCAGCTGGCCGCCGTCGAAATCCGCGACGACGTGCCTGAACTGAAGACCGTCCTGGCCCACCTGAAGTCCCACCGCCCAACCGCGCGGGTCCGGGCGGTAGCCCAGGCCGTAAGGCATCAAATAGTTGAGGCGAGATCCGCACGCTCATAGCACCGCACAAGTGCATCTGATTAGCAGATGCAGTTCGCATGGAAAATCTATTCGACAGATTTTGGGATGCCATTCGACAATGGTTTATGCCAGCATTCAGGCGTGACCCAAGTCACGCGTTCTGGTGGCGCGGCTCTGCAGGTCGGTCAACGTCGACCACCGTGGGCTCGCTCTCCCCATCCCAGCATCGGATCTTTTCCTCCAGGAGGAACTGTGAACACCAATAAAATCGAGGGGCAGATCAGCCGGAAGGGCTTGCGCACCAGCGTTGCTGCCGGTTCCATCGGCGTCTTCGTCCACTGGTTTGAGTGGGCCATCTACGCCTATCTCGCCTCCACCATTGCCGTCGTCTTCTTCCCCCAGCAGGACAGCACAGCAGCGCTGCTTTCCGTCTTCGCGGTCTTCGCCATCAGCTTCGGCGTCCGCCCCTTGGGCGCCCTCGTCTTCGGAACACTGGGCGACAGGATCGGGCGTAAGAAGACACTGTCCATCGTCATCCTCTCCATGAGCGCGGCGACACTGGTGGTCGGGCTCCTGCCTACCTACGACGCGATCGGCCTGTGGGCGCCCGTCCTGCTCGTCGCAGCCCGTGTGGTGCAGGGGCTCGCCGCGGGCGGCGAATTCGGCAGCGCGGCGGCGTTCCTCGCAGAGTACTCGCCCAGGAAACACCGCGGATTCGGTGTCAGCTGGCTCGAGTTCGGCAGTCTCCTTGGCTTCCTGGCGGCGTCGCTGGTGGTCTTCGTCCTGACCAGCGTCATGGACGCCCAAACCATTGCCGACGGCGGCTGGCGGATTCCTTTCCTGATCGCAGTTCCTATGGGCATCATCGGCTTCTACATCCGTTCCAAGATCGAAGACACTCCCGAATTCCGCTCACTCGAGCAGCTCGACAACATCCCCCAGAGCCCGGTCAAGGAAGTGTTCACCCGGCACTGGAAGCAGCTCCTGCAGATGAGCGGCCTGGAAATCATGATGCACGTGACCTTCTACGTGGTCCTCGTTTACCTCCTGACCTACCAGGAAAAGGTCTTGGGCTTCGACGCCGGCACGGCCGCCCTGCTCTCCACCGCCGCATCCGTGGCTGGGCTCATCCTTGTACCGTTGGTGGGAGCGCTTTCTGACCGGATCGGCCGGAAGCCACTACTGATCGCGGCGGCCATTTCCCTGGTGGTGCTGGCATATCCGCTGTTCCTGATCATGCACTCCGGCACGTCCTGGGCGGGCATCGTCAGCACCATCGGCCTGGGCATCATTTTGGCCCTTATCCTCGGAGTCCATGCGGCAGCGGCAGCGGAACTTTTCCCCACCCGGACACGGCAGACCGGCCTCTCGGTTGCCTACAGCATCACCGCGGCCATCTTTGCCGGCACCGTGCCGTACGTCCTGACCTGGCTCATTGCCCAGACCGGCAACGAAATGATGCCTGCGTTCTACCTCATTCTCGTTGGTCTGATTGGGCTGGCTGCCGTACTGAGCATGAAGGAAAGCAACGGCAAGGACCTTCTGGGAGAAGAGGACATCCAAACGGCACCCCGCCACACCGCGCCGGCCGCCAACACGCCTATTCGTCACTGACACAACCAACAAGCAATCCGTAGCCCGGGGCTCAGAATCTGAACCCCGGGCTGCGGATTGTCCGGTGCCTCACGAGCCAGGCTGGCCGGAGGCGAGCCGTGCCAGTGCCCGCTCCACCAGATGACGCTGCCGCGAGCCTGTGACGGCATCCGGATCCAGCATGGCTGTCACGTGCAGGCCCATCATGATGTTCAGCAGCTCATCGGCGACGGCATCCGGATCGGCCAAAGGTTCGCATTCGCCGTCGTGCTCTGCCTGGGCGAGGAAGCCCATCACCAGGCCGCGCCAGTGCAGCAGTGCGTCCCGCCCGACGGCGCGCAGCGCGTCCTCCGTCTGCGCGCGTTGCCAGAAGGACACCGCCACGCGAGCTTCGACCACGGTGAGGGGATCCGCCGGAATGATCTCCAGGCAGAGGCTGCGCAGCGCCGAAAGACCCCGGCGGCCGGCAATGCCTGCGGCGATCCGTTCGTTGGTGCGCTCGCAGATCAGTTCGTACGAAGCCAGCAGCAGGGCGTCCTTGTTGGGGAAATAATGGGCCAGCACGCCCGGTGCCGCGTACCCGCATTCCCGCGCAATGTCCCGCATGCTGGCGTTCTCGATGCCCTGCCCCGCGATCAGCCGCCACGTGGTCTCGATGATGGAACGTCGCCGTTCCTGGTGATCGACCAAGCGGGGCATGCTGCTCCTTCGTTCGCGGCGGTTCATGGCTGGGACCGTGAGCACCCTACCACCGCGGGGACGCGCCAGCGCGCCCCCGCGGCGTGGACCGGTCTCAATGCCCGCAGGTTCAGTGTCCGCAGTGGCCCTGCCCCCCGGTGCCAGGACCGGAATGCCCGACGGCGGTGCCTCCTGGGGCGGTATTCGCGCCTTCGCTTCCGGTGCCGCAGTGGCCCGCAGCCGACGGCGGCACGTTCAGCGTCGGGTTCCCGTCGAAGAAGCCGTGCGGCTTCAAGGTGAAGCCGGTGGTGTCCACGGGCATGATGGGCCAGTCCTCCGGGCGGGGGAAGTGGGTCAGTCCGAAGGAGTGCCACACCACCAGGTCCTGCCCGTCGATGTCGCGGTCCTGTGCCACGTAGGCGGGAAGCCCTGCGCCGCCCGGGTGTTGGTTGACGAAGTCGCCTGCCGCGTAAAGCTCCTCCTCCGCGTGCCGTGTGACCCAGAGGTGGTGCCGGGCGAATGCTGCCCGGGATGCGATCGAGGAATCGTCCGCCATTGCCAGGGTGGGGTTGCCTTCAGGGTAGAGCGTGTAGCCCACCGGGTGGCCGAGGTGGTTCAGCGAGTCCGGGTTGCTGATGTGCCAGACGCGGCCTTTGGCGCCATCGGCGTCGCGCACGGCAACAGACTCGCGGGCCAGCAGGGTGCGCCTCTGTGTGAAGGCATTGCCGTGGGGGTTACCCGGGCCCTTCGGCAGGCGCACGAGGTCCAGTTCCTCAACACGGTTCGCGTCGCCGTCGATCATCATGTCCAGCCGGGCGCTGAAGAGGTGCTGGTGGTATGGAGCGCCAAGGCCCGGGGCGATCTCGGACGCGTAGGCGTATTCCTTGTCCGGGAGCGCTGCCGTGAACACGATGCCCGTTGCCTTCGCTTCGAACTCGATGGTGCCGTCCAGGTAGAGGTACCAGTAGAAGCCGTAGTCGTAGTTGCCCACGGTGGTGAAGAAGGAGACCACCAGCCGGCGGTTGCGGCGAACCTCGTTGGAGCCGGCCCACTCATCCGTGTGCTTCCAAAGGATTCCTGTGTCTTCCTCGTGGATGCAGATGCCGTTCTCGATGGTGCGTGGGTTGCCAAAGTCATCGGCCACGACGGGGGACATGTAGGTGATGTCGCCGAGGCACTCGCAGCCGAGCTTGAGTGAGTTCGCATCACGGCCCACCAGGTATTCGCCGGAGTCGAAGTAGTTCTGCCAGCTCCTGTAGGGGGAGGGGTCGCCATACGGGACCACCATTTCGGAGATCGATGCGCGGTGGATTACCGGGCGCCTCCGGCCCTGGTGGGAATGGTGGAGTTGGTGGAGCACCAGCCCTTCGCGGGCGTCGAAGCCTACGCGCAGGTCCCAGCCGGCCCAGGAAAGGTGGTTGCCTTCCAAGGTGAAACTGGGGCCCTCGGGCTGCGTGATCTCGATCGGCAACAGGTCCGTGCGGAGCTCGCCGTGGATCGCGGGGTCCGTGTAATTGCCGTTGACCTCCGGGACCGGGACGGGGCCGTCGTCGATCAGGTGGTTGACCCGCCGGTTCTCCACATCCACGAAGGCCACCAGGCCGTCGATCGGATGTGCCCAGGGGTGGTCTGCGGGGTGGTCCTGGCGGAATCCGAGGCCGCGCAGAAGCCGCTTGCCTTCCTCATTCCCGTACTCGAATACGCCCGCTGACAGGGGAGCGACGCGCACCTGTGCCGGGGTCAGGCCGCGGGCTGCAAGGGCTGCGTTCCACTGCGGGTCTTCGGCCAGGATTTCCTCGATGATCCCGAATTCCTCCAGGAGAACCGGCAGCTGGCCATCGATTTCCGGGTTGAGTTCACGCCTGTCCACGACGAGGCCGGTGGTCAGGGAAAGGCGGACGTCCAGGGACCGGGATTGCGATGCGTCCCAGAGCATGGCCCGAACAAGGCGGAGGCCACAGGCGACGTCATTTTGGAGGGCGGTCTTCGGGGGCTCGATCAGGCCGAGGTAAGCGAAGCGGGTGGACTCGGCCACGAGGCCGGCATCTGCCAGGATCCGGCGGGCCTCGTGGATTTCCTCGGCCGAGAGCTGGTCAAGCGGGTGCTGCGCTGCAGCCTGCGCCAACGCGGCCTGCACCGGCGGAGTCGAGGGGGTGGTCTGAAGGGTCATGGCACTTCCTGAAGTCGAATTTTGATGGTACAACTGTTCAACCAACGCTTTGATGTTACCCACCTCACAAGCCCGGCGTAAAGTCCTGACCCACATCACGCCGGCAGCCAGGAGAACCATGGACCAGCGCACCGGCCCTCGCCTTGGGCGCTTCCCGAGTGCCCTCGTTCCAGCGGGCATCGTTCCCGCCGGCATTGTCGGCACTGCCGCTGCCGGCATTGTCGGCACTGCCGCTGCGGGCAGTGCCGGTGCCCACGTGGTGGCAGCCGCCAGCGGCCCGCCGGGTGCGATGGGCTGGTGGATGGCCGCCATGGGCGCCGCCTGCCTGGCCTGCGCCGCCCCGATGGTGGGCGGGCGCCTCTGCGCCGGGCGTGCTGCCGGGCACCTGTTGGCGATGAGTGCCGCCATGATCCTCATCCACATGGTCTTGCTGCTGGCGCCCGGCGCCGCGGGCCATCATGGCGATGGTGGCCCCCCATCATTGCCGGGCCATGAGCAGGACATGCTCGCCCTCATCGCCGTTGAACTGCTTTGCCTCATGAGCGCGTCAGCGGCCCTCTGCCTGGTCCGGTGCAAGGCGCCCGGAACTGGCGGCACCGCAGTCCGTGCCGCCGTCGAACCCTAACAACCACGTACTGAACCGCCCCCGAAAACCCCAGGAGCCACTATGAACAGCACTTCCGCCATGCTTTCCGTTGACTGGCAGGGCCGGGCGAACGCCCTGGCCATCGATGGCAGGGCCTTCATCGCCGGCCGCCGCACAACCGCCAGCGGGCAACATTCACGGCCCACCACCAGCCCCATTGATGGCCGCGTCCTCGCTGAATTGGCTGCCGGCGGTCCCGCCGACGTCGATCGCGCGGTGGCTGCCGCGCGGCGCGCTTTCCCGTCGTGGTCCCGTATGGGGGCCGAAGGGCGAAAGGGTTTCCTGCTGGCGCTGGCCGCGCTGATGGAGCGGCATGCCGACGAACTGGCACTCCTGGAGACATTGGACAGCGGGAAGCCGATCCTGCAAACCACCAGCGTGGATGTGCCTGGTGCCATTTCCACGCTTCGCTGGTACGCGGAGGCGGCGGACAAGCAGAGCGGGGAACTGCCTGCCGTCCCGCCCGGGGCTACCGCGTTGGTGACGCGCGAGCCGTTGGGGGTGGTGGCCGCCATTGTGCCGTGGAACTTCCCGCTCGAAATCGCGGTTTGGAAGCTGGCTCCGGCGCTCGCCGCCGGAAATACACTCGTGCTCAAGCCGGCCGAGCAG
This window harbors:
- a CDS encoding DUF1028 domain-containing protein, giving the protein MTFSIAATDGQGRFGIAVSSSSPAVAARCAHLRDGVGAVSSQNITDPRLGYALLDRLQAGYSAQEAVDAVVQESPAVDYRQLVVLDAKGGSAVFSGAHTLGVFGEGRSPSSVAAGNMLAHQGVAQALCDAFEATSGELEVRLMAALRAAEAAGGEAGPVRSAGLSVVSGHGWRDTDLRVDWHEDPITELEQLLQVWLPQRQDYVIRGLDPASSVGYGVAGDER
- a CDS encoding RidA family protein, translating into MKHQRIRTFNTKDTYPEQNLDNDLCQAVVANGVVYLRGQIGQDLDTRESVGIGDVEAQTEKAMANIDMLLKEAGSSLEDIVKVTVYLVDPRYRETVYRTMGRWLKGVFPVSTGIVVQALARPEWLVEIDATAVLSAEGQA
- a CDS encoding LysR substrate-binding domain-containing protein, with protein sequence MDVTLTQLRYFVEAAAQLSMTGAAARLNVAQSAVSAAIAQLERHVGTQFFIRQRSKGLVLTPAGELFVRDAQAILAQVEESIDHARGEHQSVAGRIRIACFSTLAPFLLPGVLTKLREDHPALETEVIETDTLGCINALLSGQADLALCYDLDLPDVIATSVVDTVRPYVALPPDHKLAGAKSVALSSLSGESFVLLDLPHTRDLMLSIARLGGQEPDIRFRSASYETVRTFVARGLGYSILHQRPQHQLTYDGGQLAAVEIRDDVPELKTVLAHLKSHRPTARVRAVAQAVRHQIVEARSARS
- a CDS encoding MFS transporter; this translates as MNTNKIEGQISRKGLRTSVAAGSIGVFVHWFEWAIYAYLASTIAVVFFPQQDSTAALLSVFAVFAISFGVRPLGALVFGTLGDRIGRKKTLSIVILSMSAATLVVGLLPTYDAIGLWAPVLLVAARVVQGLAAGGEFGSAAAFLAEYSPRKHRGFGVSWLEFGSLLGFLAASLVVFVLTSVMDAQTIADGGWRIPFLIAVPMGIIGFYIRSKIEDTPEFRSLEQLDNIPQSPVKEVFTRHWKQLLQMSGLEIMMHVTFYVVLVYLLTYQEKVLGFDAGTAALLSTAASVAGLILVPLVGALSDRIGRKPLLIAAAISLVVLAYPLFLIMHSGTSWAGIVSTIGLGIILALILGVHAAAAAELFPTRTRQTGLSVAYSITAAIFAGTVPYVLTWLIAQTGNEMMPAFYLILVGLIGLAAVLSMKESNGKDLLGEEDIQTAPRHTAPAANTPIRH
- a CDS encoding TetR/AcrR family transcriptional regulator; protein product: MPRLVDHQERRRSIIETTWRLIAGQGIENASMRDIARECGYAAPGVLAHYFPNKDALLLASYELICERTNERIAAGIAGRRGLSALRSLCLEIIPADPLTVVEARVAVSFWQRAQTEDALRAVGRDALLHWRGLVMGFLAQAEHDGECEPLADPDAVADELLNIMMGLHVTAMLDPDAVTGSRQRHLVERALARLASGQPGS
- a CDS encoding primary-amine oxidase; translated protein: MTLQTTPSTPPVQAALAQAAAQHPLDQLSAEEIHEARRILADAGLVAESTRFAYLGLIEPPKTALQNDVACGLRLVRAMLWDASQSRSLDVRLSLTTGLVVDRRELNPEIDGQLPVLLEEFGIIEEILAEDPQWNAALAARGLTPAQVRVAPLSAGVFEYGNEEGKRLLRGLGFRQDHPADHPWAHPIDGLVAFVDVENRRVNHLIDDGPVPVPEVNGNYTDPAIHGELRTDLLPIEITQPEGPSFTLEGNHLSWAGWDLRVGFDAREGLVLHQLHHSHQGRRRPVIHRASISEMVVPYGDPSPYRSWQNYFDSGEYLVGRDANSLKLGCECLGDITYMSPVVADDFGNPRTIENGICIHEEDTGILWKHTDEWAGSNEVRRNRRLVVSFFTTVGNYDYGFYWYLYLDGTIEFEAKATGIVFTAALPDKEYAYASEIAPGLGAPYHQHLFSARLDMMIDGDANRVEELDLVRLPKGPGNPHGNAFTQRRTLLARESVAVRDADGAKGRVWHISNPDSLNHLGHPVGYTLYPEGNPTLAMADDSSIASRAAFARHHLWVTRHAEEELYAAGDFVNQHPGGAGLPAYVAQDRDIDGQDLVVWHSFGLTHFPRPEDWPIMPVDTTGFTLKPHGFFDGNPTLNVPPSAAGHCGTGSEGANTAPGGTAVGHSGPGTGGQGHCGH